Proteins encoded by one window of Micromonospora coxensis:
- a CDS encoding PadR family transcriptional regulator — MMILGLVRWMQPVHGYDVRRELLSWNADKWANVQPGSIYHALRKLAEEGLLREVATEQVGARPARTTYEVTPKGEDEFEGLLRAQWWQVHETPDPFVAAFSFLPAMPRDEAAAALRNRANLLRAGVESMRASLASDWVRDTKPVHVGWMFELWLARAEAEIDWCGRIAERIDSGVSYLPAGLAGAEDWPGWTDGAARQGQTRNNQR, encoded by the coding sequence ATGATGATTCTCGGCCTGGTCCGCTGGATGCAGCCGGTGCACGGCTACGACGTGCGCCGGGAGCTGCTCAGTTGGAACGCCGACAAGTGGGCCAACGTGCAGCCCGGATCGATCTACCACGCCCTGCGCAAGCTCGCCGAGGAGGGCCTGCTGCGGGAGGTGGCGACCGAGCAGGTCGGCGCCCGCCCGGCCCGCACCACGTACGAGGTGACGCCCAAGGGCGAGGACGAGTTCGAGGGACTGCTGCGCGCCCAGTGGTGGCAGGTGCACGAGACGCCCGACCCGTTCGTGGCCGCCTTCTCGTTCCTGCCCGCCATGCCGCGCGACGAGGCGGCGGCGGCCCTGCGCAACCGGGCCAACCTGCTGCGCGCCGGGGTCGAGTCGATGCGGGCCTCGCTGGCCTCCGACTGGGTGCGCGACACCAAGCCGGTGCACGTGGGCTGGATGTTCGAGTTGTGGCTGGCCCGGGCCGAGGCGGAGATCGACTGGTGCGGGCGGATCGCGGAGCGGATCGACTCCGGAGTGTCGTACCTGCCTGCTGGGCTGGCCGGGGCGGAGGACTGGCCGGGGTGGACGGACGGGGCGGCGCGACAGGGGCAGACGCGGAATAATCAACGTTGA
- a CDS encoding O-methyltransferase: MTSKPLPLTPELHAYLVSHGSSPDEIVRDLAEETMAALPDQAVMQVAPEQAAFLTFLTRLLGVRQAVEVGTFTGLSSLAIARGLPDGGRLTCFDISEEYTGIARRYWERAGVADRIELRIGPAGDTLRELPLERHLDFAFIDADKTGYPVYWDELVPRMRPGGVIAVDNTLRGGRVLAPRDADDRAIAAFNDEVLADVRVEAVMLPIADGVTLARVR; encoded by the coding sequence ATGACCTCCAAGCCCTTGCCGCTGACACCGGAACTGCACGCGTACCTCGTCTCCCACGGGTCGTCGCCGGACGAGATCGTCCGCGACCTGGCCGAGGAGACGATGGCCGCTCTGCCCGACCAGGCGGTGATGCAGGTGGCGCCGGAGCAGGCGGCGTTCCTCACCTTCCTCACCCGGCTGCTCGGCGTACGGCAGGCGGTGGAGGTGGGCACGTTCACCGGGCTCTCCTCGCTGGCCATCGCCCGTGGTCTACCGGACGGCGGCAGGTTGACCTGCTTCGACATCTCGGAGGAGTACACCGGCATCGCCCGGCGGTACTGGGAGCGGGCGGGTGTCGCCGACCGGATCGAGCTGCGGATCGGCCCGGCCGGGGACACGCTGCGCGAACTGCCGCTGGAGCGTCACCTGGACTTCGCGTTCATCGACGCCGACAAGACCGGCTACCCGGTGTACTGGGACGAGCTGGTGCCCCGGATGCGCCCCGGCGGCGTGATCGCGGTGGACAACACGCTGCGCGGCGGTCGGGTGCTCGCCCCGCGCGACGCCGACGACCGGGCGATCGCCGCCTTCAACGACGAGGTGCTGGCCGACGTCCGAGTCGAGGCGGTGATGCTCCCGATCGCCGACGGGGTCACCCTGGCCCGGGTGCGTTGA
- a CDS encoding ATP-binding cassette domain-containing protein: MIETRGLRKSFRSRAGRQIKTVDAVRGVDLQVAEGEIFGFLGPNGAGKTTTLRMLATLIEPDGGEATIAGADLRKDPAEVRRRIGYVAQGGSTWDESTAREELVLHARMYGIGKADAHRRAARALDAFQLTEYADRKCKTYSGGQRRRVEIALGIIHEPKIVFLDEPTTGLDPQSRAHMWDEIRRLRTEGMTVFITTHYLDEADALCDRIAIMDHGEVVAEGTPAELKREISGDVVLVGLDLATTPQAAQLLDGEEYVTKLETLDEGGVRLYVEEGATAIPRLLRRLDSAGLALSSIELHRPSLDDVFLTKTGRSLRES, translated from the coding sequence ATGATCGAGACCAGGGGGTTGCGGAAGTCCTTCCGCTCCCGCGCCGGTCGCCAGATAAAGACGGTCGACGCCGTACGGGGGGTGGACCTCCAGGTCGCCGAGGGGGAGATCTTCGGTTTCCTCGGCCCCAACGGCGCCGGCAAGACCACCACCCTGCGGATGCTCGCCACGCTCATCGAGCCGGACGGCGGCGAGGCCACCATCGCCGGGGCCGACCTGCGCAAGGACCCGGCCGAGGTGCGCCGCCGGATCGGCTACGTCGCCCAGGGCGGCAGCACCTGGGACGAGTCCACCGCCCGCGAGGAGCTGGTGCTGCACGCCCGGATGTACGGCATCGGCAAGGCCGACGCGCACCGCCGCGCCGCCCGCGCGCTGGACGCCTTCCAGCTCACCGAGTACGCCGACCGCAAGTGCAAGACCTACTCCGGCGGGCAGCGCCGGCGCGTCGAGATCGCCCTCGGCATCATCCACGAGCCGAAGATCGTCTTCCTGGACGAGCCCACCACCGGGCTGGACCCGCAGAGCCGCGCGCACATGTGGGACGAGATCCGCCGGCTGCGCACCGAGGGCATGACCGTCTTCATCACCACGCACTACCTCGACGAGGCCGACGCGCTCTGCGACCGGATCGCGATCATGGATCACGGCGAGGTGGTCGCCGAGGGCACCCCGGCCGAGCTGAAGCGGGAGATCTCCGGCGACGTGGTGCTGGTCGGCCTCGACCTGGCCACCACCCCGCAGGCCGCCCAACTGCTCGACGGCGAGGAGTACGTCACCAAGCTGGAGACCCTCGACGAGGGCGGCGTACGCCTCTACGTCGAGGAGGGCGCCACCGCCATCCCGCGGCTCCTGCGCCGACTCGACTCCGCCGGGCTGGCGCTCAGCTCCATCGAGCTGCACCGCCCCAGCCTCGACGACGTCTTCCTCACCAAGACCGGCCGCTCGCTGCGCGAGTCCTGA
- a CDS encoding acetyl/propionyl/methylcrotonyl-CoA carboxylase subunit alpha, which translates to MRKVLIANRGEIAVRVIRACRDAGLGSVAVYADSDRDALHATLADEAYALGGDTAADSYLRIDKLIDVAGKSGADAVHPGYGFLSENADFAQAVIDAGLTWIGPTPQAIRDLGDKVTARHIAQRAGAPLVPGTPDPVGNADEVMAFAVDHGLPVAIKAAFGGGGRGLKVARTMEEIPHLFESATREAVAAFGRGECFVERYLDKPRHVEAQVLADQHGNVIVVGTRDCSLQRRHQKLVEEAPAPFLTDAQRRQIHDSAKAICREAGYHGAGTVEYLVGADGTISFLEVNTRLQVEHPVTEETAGIDLVREQFRIADGEKLRFTEDPTPRGHAIEFRINGEDPGRNFLPAPGTITALRLPTGPGVRVDTGISAGDVIGGNFDSLLAKVIITGETRTEAIERARRALDEMVVEGMATALPFHRLVVRDPAFTAAPFTVHTRWIETEFDNTVPAFTAPAGAVEGPAERETVVVEVGGKRLEVSLPAGYGGGTTTASPAARKPARRGGGAKAGATVSGDALASPMQGTIVKIAVAEGDTVAEGDLVVVLEAMKMEQPLHAHKSGTVSGLTAEVGAVITAGAPICTIA; encoded by the coding sequence GTGCGCAAGGTACTCATCGCCAACCGCGGCGAGATCGCCGTCCGCGTCATCCGCGCCTGCCGCGACGCCGGGCTGGGCAGCGTCGCCGTCTACGCGGACTCCGACCGGGACGCCCTGCACGCCACCCTCGCCGACGAGGCGTACGCCCTCGGTGGCGACACCGCGGCCGACAGCTACCTGCGGATCGACAAGCTGATCGACGTCGCCGGGAAGTCGGGCGCGGACGCCGTCCACCCCGGCTACGGCTTCCTCTCGGAGAACGCCGACTTCGCCCAGGCCGTCATCGACGCCGGGCTGACCTGGATCGGCCCCACCCCGCAGGCGATCCGCGACCTGGGTGACAAGGTCACCGCCCGGCACATCGCCCAGCGCGCCGGCGCTCCCCTGGTCCCCGGCACCCCCGACCCGGTCGGCAACGCCGACGAGGTGATGGCCTTCGCCGTCGACCACGGCCTGCCGGTCGCCATCAAGGCGGCCTTCGGCGGCGGCGGGCGCGGGCTCAAGGTGGCCCGCACGATGGAGGAGATCCCGCACCTGTTCGAGTCGGCCACCCGCGAGGCGGTCGCCGCGTTCGGTCGGGGCGAGTGCTTCGTCGAGCGGTACCTGGACAAGCCCCGCCACGTGGAGGCGCAGGTCCTCGCCGACCAGCACGGCAACGTCATCGTCGTCGGCACCCGGGACTGCTCGTTGCAGCGCCGGCACCAGAAACTGGTCGAGGAGGCCCCCGCGCCGTTCCTCACCGACGCCCAGCGCCGGCAGATCCACGACAGCGCCAAGGCGATCTGCCGGGAGGCCGGCTACCACGGCGCCGGCACCGTCGAGTACCTGGTCGGCGCCGACGGCACCATCTCCTTCCTGGAGGTCAACACCCGACTCCAGGTGGAGCACCCGGTCACCGAGGAGACCGCCGGCATCGACCTGGTCCGCGAGCAGTTCCGCATCGCCGACGGCGAGAAGCTGCGCTTCACCGAGGACCCGACCCCGCGCGGGCACGCCATCGAGTTCCGGATCAACGGCGAGGACCCGGGCCGCAACTTCCTGCCCGCCCCGGGCACCATCACCGCGCTGCGGCTGCCCACCGGCCCCGGCGTCCGGGTCGACACCGGCATCTCGGCCGGCGACGTCATCGGCGGCAACTTCGACTCGCTGCTGGCCAAGGTGATCATCACCGGCGAGACCCGTACCGAGGCGATCGAGCGGGCCCGCCGGGCACTGGACGAGATGGTCGTCGAGGGCATGGCCACCGCGCTGCCCTTCCACCGCCTGGTCGTCCGGGACCCCGCGTTCACCGCCGCGCCGTTCACCGTGCACACCCGGTGGATCGAGACCGAGTTCGACAACACCGTGCCGGCCTTCACCGCGCCGGCCGGGGCCGTCGAGGGCCCGGCCGAGCGCGAGACCGTCGTGGTCGAGGTGGGTGGCAAGCGGCTGGAGGTCAGCCTCCCCGCCGGCTACGGCGGGGGTACGACCACCGCCTCGCCCGCCGCCCGCAAGCCGGCCCGCCGGGGCGGTGGCGCCAAGGCCGGTGCCACGGTCAGCGGCGACGCGCTCGCCTCGCCCATGCAGGGCACCATCGTCAAGATCGCTGTGGCGGAGGGGGACACCGTCGCCGAGGGCGATCTGGTCGTGGTGCTGGAGGCGATGAAGATGGAGCAGCCCCTGCACGCCCACAAGTCCGGCACGGTCAGCGGCCTCACCGCCGAGGTGGGCGCGGTCATCACCGCCGGCGCCCCCATCTG
- a CDS encoding MFS transporter → MPRLTHDRTTWLAYAQLGLWGFFLYGFGPVVPLLRDEQGTSAAVAGLHSTAIAVGALLGGAIFAPLARRIGRAAAIWSGLAGVAVGVSAFGTLRPLPATLAAVAVIATAGMMVISGVAVVLTARHGPAAPAALTEANAACAGMGILAPLVIGASVDAGFGWRPVMAVEVGLIAALALVARLSRVRPPQGDSAAAAPAGPVGVTAPAAAAPGSPSAGLLPAERAGTGKVRVGRLPRAYWIAWVLMSVTGSIEVCLSLWTADVLRTHAGMSAGGASAAVAAIVCGMFLGRIAGGRIALRWPPATLLLGALTVSLVGFAIFWLAPVGWLAVTGLVVLGLGNALHYPLAISIALAAAGPAADKAAGWASYSMGVGFGIAPVALGAVADGVGPHLAFLLLPGFIAAALLLTVRLSRALRVAAPTDDREPVPA, encoded by the coding sequence GTGCCCCGCCTCACCCATGACAGGACCACCTGGTTGGCCTACGCCCAACTGGGCCTGTGGGGCTTCTTCCTCTACGGGTTCGGTCCCGTCGTACCGCTGCTCCGCGACGAGCAGGGCACCAGCGCCGCCGTCGCCGGCCTGCACAGCACCGCCATCGCGGTCGGCGCGCTGCTCGGCGGCGCGATCTTCGCCCCGCTCGCCCGACGGATCGGCCGGGCGGCGGCGATCTGGTCCGGGCTCGCCGGGGTCGCCGTCGGCGTCAGCGCGTTCGGCACGCTCCGGCCGCTGCCGGCCACCCTCGCCGCCGTCGCGGTGATCGCCACCGCCGGCATGATGGTGATCAGCGGGGTCGCCGTCGTCCTCACCGCCCGGCACGGCCCCGCCGCGCCGGCCGCGCTGACCGAGGCCAACGCCGCCTGCGCCGGCATGGGCATCCTCGCCCCGCTGGTCATCGGCGCGAGCGTCGACGCCGGGTTCGGCTGGCGGCCGGTGATGGCCGTCGAGGTCGGGCTCATCGCGGCGCTCGCCCTCGTCGCCCGCCTCTCGCGGGTACGCCCGCCGCAGGGCGACTCCGCTGCCGCGGCTCCCGCCGGCCCGGTCGGGGTGACCGCCCCGGCCGCCGCCGCTCCCGGTTCGCCCTCGGCCGGCCTCCTGCCCGCCGAGCGGGCCGGCACGGGGAAGGTGCGTGTCGGGCGGCTGCCCCGGGCGTACTGGATCGCCTGGGTGCTGATGTCGGTCACCGGCTCGATCGAGGTCTGCCTGTCGCTGTGGACCGCCGACGTGCTGCGTACCCATGCCGGGATGTCCGCCGGTGGCGCGTCCGCCGCGGTGGCCGCGATCGTCTGCGGCATGTTCCTCGGCCGGATCGCCGGCGGCCGAATCGCCCTGCGCTGGCCGCCCGCCACGCTGCTGCTCGGCGCGCTGACCGTCTCCCTCGTCGGGTTCGCGATCTTCTGGCTCGCCCCGGTCGGCTGGCTCGCCGTCACCGGACTGGTGGTGCTGGGGCTGGGCAACGCGCTGCACTACCCGCTGGCCATCTCCATCGCGCTGGCCGCGGCCGGGCCCGCCGCCGACAAGGCAGCCGGTTGGGCGTCGTACTCGATGGGGGTGGGCTTCGGGATCGCGCCGGTGGCGCTCGGCGCGGTGGCCGACGGGGTCGGACCCCACCTGGCCTTCCTGCTGCTGCCCGGCTTCATCGCCGCGGCCCTGCTGCTCACCGTGCGGCTGTCCCGCGCCCTGCGGGTCGCGGCCCCGACGGACGACCGTGAGCCCGTCCCCGCCTGA
- a CDS encoding ABC transporter permease, whose protein sequence is MKLARDTWLIFQRQFQLLLRNPVWVFVGVFQPVMYLLLFAPLLKPALNAPTQAAAYKVFVPGLLVLLAIFGGLFQGFGLIAELRAGVIERSRVTPVSRLALLLGRSLRDVVSLIVQAVIITLLALAFDLRVFIGDLLLAYLMLALIALMTSAVSYGVALKVKSEDALAPLMNTVAQPVLLLSGILLPLTFAPGWLQGVAEWNPFSWAVDGTRALFAGNLGDDKVWQGLTIIAVLAAAGVFWAARQFARSVR, encoded by the coding sequence ATGAAACTCGCCCGCGACACCTGGCTGATCTTCCAGCGCCAGTTCCAACTGCTGTTGCGCAACCCGGTCTGGGTCTTCGTCGGCGTCTTCCAGCCGGTGATGTACCTGCTGCTCTTCGCCCCGCTGCTCAAGCCCGCGCTGAACGCCCCCACCCAGGCGGCGGCGTACAAGGTCTTCGTACCCGGCCTGCTGGTGCTGCTGGCCATCTTCGGCGGCCTGTTCCAGGGCTTCGGCCTGATCGCCGAACTGCGCGCCGGGGTGATCGAACGCTCCCGGGTCACCCCGGTCAGCCGGCTCGCCCTGCTGCTCGGCCGCTCCCTGCGCGACGTCGTCTCGCTGATCGTGCAGGCCGTCATCATCACCCTGCTGGCGCTGGCGTTCGACCTGCGCGTCTTCATCGGCGACCTGCTGCTGGCGTACCTGATGCTCGCCCTGATCGCGCTGATGACCTCGGCCGTCTCCTACGGCGTCGCGCTCAAGGTCAAGAGCGAGGACGCGCTGGCCCCGCTGATGAACACCGTCGCCCAGCCGGTGCTGCTGCTCTCCGGCATCCTGCTGCCGCTCACCTTCGCCCCGGGCTGGCTCCAGGGCGTCGCCGAGTGGAACCCGTTCTCCTGGGCGGTCGACGGCACCCGGGCCCTCTTCGCCGGCAACCTCGGCGACGACAAGGTCTGGCAGGGGCTGACCATCATCGCGGTGCTCGCCGCCGCCGGCGTCTTCTGGGCCGCCCGGCAGTTCGCCCGTAGCGTCCGCTGA